Within Candidatus Francisella endociliophora, the genomic segment ATATGTTTTTGCCATTGTCTTTCAAGTTGTGCAAGTTGTGCTCTATCGTTTACGCCTTGAATCTCAAACTCTTCAACAGGATGCGTCACTGTAATTGAAATATTATCTTTCCTAGCCATTGCCACAATATCGGTCAAATAATATTCACCTTGAGCATTACTATTACCAAGATTAGGAAGCCATTTTTCTAAATGCTCTCTCGCTACACAGTATATTCCTGTATTAATTTCTTTAATTTGTCGTTGACCATCAGTCGCATCCTTTTCTTCAACAATATGACTAACTGCACCAAACTTATCTCTAACTATACGACCAAGCCCTGTTGGGTTATCTACAATAGCTGTTAGTACTGCTAAGTCATCACTTGCTGATTTAATTAAGTTAGCTAATACTTCTGTAGATATTAATGGTACATCACCATAAAGAATCAAAACTTTATCTTCTTTAATTTGTGGCAAAGCTTGTAAGACAGCATGTCCTGTCCCTAACTGCTCCCTTTGCTCAACAAATGTTATATTTTGACCTACTAGGTTATCTTCGACCATCTCTTTTAGATGTCCATTAACAACTATAATATTATCGGGATTAAGAGGTTTGACTCTATTGATCACATGCTTAATTAAAGTCTCCCCTGCTAATGTTTGCAGCACTTTTGGTTTGTTTGAATTCATTCTAGAGCCCTTACCGGCAGCCAAAATTACAACTGATAAACTCATAATAAAAAGTCTCCTTATAATTTCTCACATATTTCTAATAAAATAGTGATAATTTGATAATGATCTTCTAGCATTCTATCATACATATCTTCCATAATTGAGGATATGGGTACCCATTTAGTATCATTTGCATCATCTGCTGCTCGTATATTGGGCAGTTTTTCCCATTTATCAAATACAAATAATCCAGTATGACTAATAGTTCTACCACGAACAGAACGATCTGGATAATCAAAAACCATTTCTGTTATTTTTGCTAAAGCTAATTGTTCCCTAGTTAAATCAAGGCTTGTTTCTTCATGCAACTCTCTAACTATAGCTTGAGATATTGTTTCATCATGCTCCAAAAAGCCTCCAGGTAAAGCCCAAAGATTTTTTCCTGGCAAACCTTTACGCTGTACTAGTAGAATCTGATCGTTAACAATAACTAAAGCATCAACCGTAACCAAGTTTGGTTTATATGGTGCACTGCTCCACGATTTCTTATATTCTATAACATAATTATTTTCAGCGACTAAGTCTTGATATTGTTGTGTGAATATGAACTTTTTTAAAAAAGCATAGGTACCTTTTGATAAGTTATCATTACACATATATTCAGCAATGATTTCACCTTTATAAAACTTTTTCCTAAAATCTGTAGCATTATAATTTTTATAGTTTGTAACAGGAATATATCCCCACTCCGGAAAACTTTTTATATAATAACTAGAACTATCTTTAACGTGTCCAGCTATGGCAACTGTTTCATTTTTATTAATATGCTTTCTGACATTAGCTCTTAATGCATCTTCCCATTTTTGTTCTTGATAAAAATAATCTGCTAAAGGCTCTATCTCAACTCGAGATAAATTAACTCCTGCAATTTCAAGATCTTCCAAAATCATTTGTTTTCTTTGTTTATAAGAAAATGGATTTTTTACATTAGGAGCATTAAATGAACTACCAACATTTATAATTACTTTTTCACTATGCTTAAGAGCAACTAGTATATTATGTAAATGACCTTTGTGAAAAGGTTGAAATCTACCTATAAAAACTGAAACATCATACATTTTATAACCTATGTATTTAATACCTGAGCTTGTGCATCACTATCGTAAACACTGTCACTTGATGGTGCTGTCATCTGCGTGTAATCTTGCTGAGCCTGAGAACCCTGTTGCTCTTGCTGCTTCGCTTTATCAATCGTTCTATCATATGAACCTAGACTAAAGCTACTCTTCTTAGCTCCTAACAAACCACCTAAACCAGATTTTGCATTATCTGGACTTGCTGTTGAATTCGCTAAATTTACCTCTGCTTGTTTAGCAATTTTAAGATTATCATCACTTTTAAGCTCTGTATTGTTTAACTCTTTACGGATATTACTTAGTAAGCTTACTCCTTCATTTATATAGTCTGGCGCTTGTGTTTCCCCATCACCTAAAAAGACCATATTAACCTTAACTAAACTTGATAGCTCATCAACCTTACGAGCTTTAATAACAAAAATTAGATCTTTTTTACTATCTCTAACTTTTATCAAGTGCCCTGAAAGCATTTCATCTTCTTCTGAAGATATAGTATAAGTATCAGAGTGTGCTTTGAAATAATCTTCAAGTAAGTTTATAGTTATTAATAAGGGCTCTCTAAAAACTAACTTCAACGAGCCAGAATCATCATATACAACGCTAATAGCAACCTTTGAAATCTGATCACTTATTATTTGTGACATATTAAACTGATCTGTATAATTAGGTGGCAGCATATCCTTCTCTGCTTCATCCACCTGTGATTTTGCATAGTTATTATCGCCGTCCGGCAACTTCAAAGCAGGCTTTATTTTCTCACCATTTAATCCGGTTGGTATTTTTAAAGAAGGTTTTTCTGTAACCTTAACTCTAGCATAATCATATTTTCTATTTCTAAATGGTGTTCCGCTTATTGTGTCTGTCAAGCTTTCATATGAAAAGTCGTTTTCCACGCTGTTAGTCGAGCAGTCTTGTAATAAAAAACCTAAGCTCAATAACACAAGCAATTTAGATATCTTTCTCATTGTTTAATTAAATACAACTAGCTAATTAAGTTAGCTAAATATTATAACACAGTGCTATACTAATATTTAGTAATAAAAATGAGCACAAAACTATGAAAGATAATCTATTTATATTTTTACAATACATAATACCTCACAGCTTAACTTCACGCTTAGTAAGTAAATTTGCTGATTCAAAAAATAAAACTGTAAAAACTTTCCTAATAAAAACAGCCATTAAAAAGTTCGATATAAATATTGATGAAGCAAAAGAAACAAATATAAACAATTATTCATCTTTTAATGATTTCTTCATTCGAGAATTAAAAAATGGAATAAGACC encodes:
- the glmU gene encoding bifunctional UDP-N-acetylglucosamine diphosphorylase/glucosamine-1-phosphate N-acetyltransferase GlmU; amino-acid sequence: MSLSVVILAAGKGSRMNSNKPKVLQTLAGETLIKHVINRVKPLNPDNIIVVNGHLKEMVEDNLVGQNITFVEQREQLGTGHAVLQALPQIKEDKVLILYGDVPLISTEVLANLIKSASDDLAVLTAIVDNPTGLGRIVRDKFGAVSHIVEEKDATDGQRQIKEINTGIYCVAREHLEKWLPNLGNSNAQGEYYLTDIVAMARKDNISITVTHPVEEFEIQGVNDRAQLAQLERQWQKHIADVIMAKGVSIADPHRFDVRGKLEVGRDCWLDINVIIKGNVKLGNNVVVGANCILKNCTIEDNVKIKANSMVDGSIIREGAIVGPFARVRPDCDIKEGAVIGNFVEAKKTVLGKGSKASHLTYLGDSEIGANCNIGAGVITCNYDGVNKFKTTIGDYAFIGSDSQLVAPVNIGQGATVGAGSTIAKDVPADNLAISRARQRHIDSWERPVKKADK
- a CDS encoding bifunctional nicotinamide-nucleotide adenylyltransferase/Nudix hydroxylase, which gives rise to MYDVSVFIGRFQPFHKGHLHNILVALKHSEKVIINVGSSFNAPNVKNPFSYKQRKQMILEDLEIAGVNLSRVEIEPLADYFYQEQKWEDALRANVRKHINKNETVAIAGHVKDSSSYYIKSFPEWGYIPVTNYKNYNATDFRKKFYKGEIIAEYMCNDNLSKGTYAFLKKFIFTQQYQDLVAENNYVIEYKKSWSSAPYKPNLVTVDALVIVNDQILLVQRKGLPGKNLWALPGGFLEHDETISQAIVRELHEETSLDLTREQLALAKITEMVFDYPDRSVRGRTISHTGLFVFDKWEKLPNIRAADDANDTKWVPISSIMEDMYDRMLEDHYQIITILLEICEKL